The following are encoded together in the Flavobacterium haoranii genome:
- a CDS encoding OmpH family outer membrane protein, whose product MKKSLLILGFALALFSCNKAEQKENFKTAYIDTSVLLEKYEKFKDEDEKFKVKSQEMGRPLQAKLQAFQSEANNFQRNAQIKGMAWAQQKGAELQQREQQLAVEQDALLRQIQVESDSIRTEIIKNLKDYIKSYGKKQGYDYIYGTGDAATVLYAKDSYDITNDVLKLLNDEFKSSTGKSEENTGATEVKEEEKK is encoded by the coding sequence ATGAAGAAATCACTTTTAATTTTAGGATTTGCATTAGCATTATTTTCATGTAACAAAGCAGAACAAAAAGAAAACTTTAAAACAGCTTATATAGATACATCGGTTTTATTAGAGAAATATGAAAAATTCAAAGATGAAGACGAGAAGTTTAAAGTAAAATCTCAAGAAATGGGTCGCCCACTTCAAGCTAAATTACAAGCTTTTCAAAGTGAAGCAAATAATTTCCAACGTAATGCTCAAATTAAAGGTATGGCTTGGGCACAACAAAAAGGTGCTGAGTTACAACAACGTGAGCAACAATTAGCTGTAGAACAAGATGCTTTATTACGTCAAATTCAAGTAGAAAGTGACAGTATTCGTACAGAAATCATCAAAAATTTAAAAGATTATATCAAATCTTACGGTAAAAAACAAGGTTACGATTATATCTACGGAACGGGTGATGCTGCAACAGTGCTTTACGCTAAAGATTCTTATGATATTACAAATGACGTTTTGAAATTATTAAACGACGAGTTTAAATCATCTACTGGTAAATCTGAAGAAAATACTGGAGCTACAGAAGTTAAAGAAGAAGAGAAAAAATAA
- a CDS encoding GLPGLI family protein: MFKFIIFGLVFVNSFSQNYTSAEVKYSGLYSKLEIKETSPQNVKDLFTNINENLNDKEFILKINSKGFYFKEVDKVNLDENKYTKIANTIFLVNNFFFLKNSSLLIKEIGDAQIETDFSYDWSLLNETKEIDKFLCYKAECIITFNTRSGGEGSRAITALYTPQINFNYGPNGYMGLPGLILELEYNKTKLVAKEIKLFNNEISIDFPKIKSISEKEFVERTKMN; this comes from the coding sequence ATGTTTAAATTTATAATTTTTGGATTAGTTTTTGTTAATTCATTTTCACAAAATTATACTTCTGCTGAAGTTAAGTATAGCGGACTATATTCTAAATTAGAAATTAAGGAAACTAGTCCACAAAATGTTAAAGATTTATTTACTAACATTAATGAAAATTTAAATGATAAAGAATTTATTTTAAAAATAAACTCTAAAGGATTTTATTTTAAAGAAGTTGATAAGGTAAATCTCGATGAAAATAAATATACTAAAATTGCAAATACAATCTTTTTAGTTAATAATTTTTTCTTTTTAAAAAATAGTAGTTTATTAATAAAAGAAATAGGTGATGCTCAAATAGAAACCGATTTTTCATATGATTGGTCTTTACTTAATGAGACTAAAGAAATTGACAAATTTTTATGTTACAAAGCTGAGTGTATAATCACATTTAATACAAGAAGTGGAGGTGAGGGTTCAAGGGCAATAACGGCATTGTATACGCCACAAATAAACTTTAATTATGGTCCAAATGGGTATATGGGGCTACCTGGCTTAATTTTAGAATTAGAATATAATAAAACAAAATTAGTCGCAAAAGAAATTAAATTATTTAATAATGAAATTTCAATTGATTTCCCTAAAATAAAATCAATTTCTGAAAAGGAATTTGTTGAAAGAACTAAAATGAATTAA
- a CDS encoding peptidase associated domain and porin domain-containing protein — protein MRKFLFILIISPLLSFSQTLIGVVQDSLGNPLQNANVIAKPLVEKAGLKFSIADHLGRYKLELEKDTPYEVKVSYLGFKEEVLQLPANFTIREHIFNLKETGQELKEIVINYDYQPVIVKKDTLIYDVKAFANGNERKMKEVLEKMPGVEVAKDGSVTVQGKKVTKMLVEGKSFFGGGTKLAVENIPADALDKVEVIDNFNEVGFLKQVSDSEDLAMNVKLKEDKKKFIFGDVEAGAEVANDNGFYLGHAGLFYYAPKTNVSYIGDINNIGKRTFSFEDMMRFQGGVSSFISGRKSLTNLYNFASDNTDVVENKSQFAALNFRQEINSKLDVEGFGIFSKLFTASFSESQNEYLQNSVFTFEDKTSTTQNKALLGIGNVKLNFSPTNQSKWFYNGQFQASSNDITNQILSVRDGDQNNFQNIQNADNSQWKQFLEWHKQFKNKNHTTTFVVNHSFENNKPQNTWLTDTEFLAGLIPLQNDSEYNIQQVKKVKNNSVDALFKHYWILNNYNHLYTNVGNNLGTTQLTISEKQFLTDGSVNDFAANGFGNDLDYVLNDFYVGFEYKFKIGKWINKPAIYTHFYHLKTKQIASDYSLNRTYFEPQFNSEYEFNQSESLKFNYKLSNDFPDATRLLERYTLQSYNSVYRGNTLLKNERFHSASLRYTKSSMYRGLMLFANVSFNKKIRTIRNVIELDGINQFSTPILTDNPETNWRVNANISKKIYRFRLQFTTNVSWFNYIQTLNGTTTSNNRNNQSLGLKLRTATKKWPSVSVGYAKDFSQFSGLTQSDFTNDRITFDLDINFLKNFNFKTDYEVTFNRNSNNQNNNYRIANAFLSYQKKNNPFRFELSAQNYLNNGTKINNSFSDYLISNTTTYILPRIVMLSISYKL, from the coding sequence ATGCGAAAATTTCTATTTATTCTTATTATTTCACCTCTTCTCTCCTTTTCTCAAACTCTAATAGGCGTTGTGCAAGACAGTTTAGGCAATCCGTTGCAAAATGCTAATGTTATTGCTAAACCCTTGGTTGAAAAAGCCGGTCTTAAATTCTCTATTGCAGATCATCTTGGTCGCTATAAGCTAGAACTCGAAAAAGATACACCTTATGAGGTTAAGGTTTCTTATTTGGGTTTTAAAGAAGAAGTGTTACAGCTTCCTGCAAACTTTACTATTCGCGAACACATTTTTAATCTCAAAGAAACAGGGCAAGAACTCAAAGAAATTGTAATCAATTACGATTACCAACCTGTTATTGTTAAAAAAGACACGCTTATTTACGATGTAAAAGCCTTTGCAAACGGCAATGAGCGTAAAATGAAAGAAGTGCTCGAGAAAATGCCAGGCGTTGAAGTAGCCAAAGACGGTTCGGTTACCGTGCAAGGTAAAAAAGTTACGAAAATGCTCGTAGAAGGCAAATCTTTTTTTGGTGGCGGTACTAAATTAGCGGTTGAAAATATTCCAGCCGATGCTTTAGATAAAGTAGAAGTAATCGATAATTTCAACGAAGTTGGCTTTTTAAAACAAGTTTCCGACAGCGAAGATTTAGCTATGAACGTGAAACTTAAAGAAGATAAAAAGAAATTTATTTTTGGTGATGTAGAAGCAGGTGCCGAAGTCGCAAACGATAACGGATTTTATCTCGGTCACGCCGGTTTGTTCTATTACGCACCAAAAACGAATGTGAGTTACATAGGCGATATCAACAACATCGGAAAACGAACTTTTTCTTTTGAAGATATGATGCGTTTTCAAGGTGGTGTAAGCAGTTTTATTTCAGGCAGAAAATCGTTGACGAATTTATACAATTTCGCTTCCGATAATACTGATGTGGTAGAAAACAAATCACAATTTGCTGCGCTTAATTTCCGTCAAGAAATTAACTCAAAGCTCGATGTTGAAGGTTTCGGAATTTTTTCAAAGCTTTTTACAGCATCATTTAGTGAATCTCAAAATGAATATTTACAAAACAGCGTCTTCACTTTCGAAGACAAAACCAGTACAACGCAAAATAAAGCGCTTTTAGGCATCGGAAATGTAAAATTAAACTTCTCGCCTACTAATCAATCAAAATGGTTTTATAACGGCCAATTTCAAGCGAGTAGTAACGACATTACCAATCAAATACTTTCGGTGCGCGATGGCGACCAAAATAACTTTCAAAATATTCAAAATGCAGATAATTCGCAATGGAAACAATTTTTAGAATGGCACAAGCAGTTTAAAAATAAAAATCACACAACAACTTTTGTGGTGAATCACAGTTTTGAAAACAACAAACCGCAAAACACTTGGTTAACTGATACCGAATTTTTAGCTGGTTTAATTCCGCTTCAAAACGATAGCGAATACAACATTCAACAAGTAAAGAAAGTGAAAAACAATAGTGTTGATGCTTTGTTTAAACATTATTGGATTTTAAATAATTACAATCATTTATATACAAATGTTGGTAACAATTTAGGTACAACACAATTAACCATTTCTGAAAAACAATTTTTAACCGATGGTTCAGTTAATGATTTTGCAGCTAACGGATTTGGTAACGATTTAGACTATGTTTTAAATGATTTTTATGTAGGTTTTGAATACAAGTTTAAAATAGGGAAATGGATAAATAAACCTGCTATTTACACTCATTTTTATCATTTAAAAACCAAACAAATAGCTTCTGATTATTCGTTAAACCGAACGTATTTTGAACCGCAATTTAATAGCGAATACGAATTCAATCAATCGGAAAGTTTAAAGTTTAATTATAAATTAAGTAATGATTTTCCAGATGCCACTCGTTTACTAGAACGTTATACGTTACAAAGTTATAATTCGGTGTATAGAGGAAATACGCTTTTGAAAAATGAACGCTTTCACTCGGCAAGTTTGCGTTATACAAAATCGAGTATGTATCGAGGTCTTATGTTGTTTGCCAATGTGAGTTTCAATAAAAAAATAAGAACGATTCGTAATGTTATCGAACTCGACGGAATCAATCAATTCTCTACTCCTATTTTAACTGATAATCCCGAAACGAATTGGCGAGTAAATGCGAATATATCAAAGAAAATTTATCGTTTTCGCTTGCAGTTTACAACTAATGTGAGTTGGTTCAATTATATTCAAACCTTAAATGGAACCACAACATCAAACAACAGAAACAATCAGTCATTAGGATTAAAATTGCGAACAGCTACCAAAAAATGGCCATCAGTTAGTGTGGGTTATGCCAAAGATTTTAGTCAATTTTCGGGTTTAACCCAATCTGATTTTACAAACGACAGAATCACTTTTGATTTGGATATTAATTTTCTGAAAAATTTTAATTTTAAAACCGATTACGAAGTAACATTTAACCGAAATAGCAACAATCAAAACAACAATTACCGAATTGCCAATGCTTTTTTGAGTTATCAAAAGAAAAATAATCCATTTCGTTTTGAATTATCTGCACAAAATTATTTGAACAACGGTACAAAAATTAACAATAGCTTTTCTGATTATTTGATTTCCAATACCACAACTTACATTTTACCCAGAATTGTAATGTTGTCGATTAGTTATAAGTTATAA
- a CDS encoding DoxX family protein codes for MIVQNATPILLLALLAITFLQSGYDKIKDWKGNVEWLKGHFSGTIFGNQVPLALFIILVMEIVSGVFSVAGIIELLTKTESTIGFYGAILSCKTLLMLLFGQRIAKDYDGARTIVIYFVPAILAVYLLG; via the coding sequence ATGATAGTACAAAACGCAACACCAATCTTACTTTTGGCTTTGTTAGCCATAACATTTTTACAATCGGGTTACGATAAAATTAAAGATTGGAAAGGAAATGTAGAATGGTTAAAAGGACATTTTTCAGGAACTATTTTTGGCAATCAAGTTCCACTAGCATTATTTATAATCTTAGTAATGGAAATTGTTTCAGGTGTTTTTTCTGTAGCTGGAATAATCGAATTATTAACGAAAACGGAATCTACAATCGGTTTTTATGGAGCAATTTTATCTTGTAAAACCTTATTGATGTTATTATTTGGACAGCGTATTGCTAAAGATTATGATGGCGCAAGAACTATTGTAATTTACTTTGTACCGGCAATTCTAGCCGTTTACTTGTTGGGTTAA
- a CDS encoding DNA polymerase III subunit — MLFSEILGQEHIKNHLKRTADSGRIAHAQLFVGPEGSGTLPMAIAYAQYILCQNVSENNTGIEACNLKFNHLSHPDLHFAFPVANSESVKSKATSANYINEWREFVLENSYGNLFDWYKKIGVERKQGQIGVEEATDINKALSLKAYEGGYKVMIIWMADKMNAPASNKLLKLLEEPPAKTIFILITEHLEDILQTIYSRCQVLDFIGLPENVIAEGLVSRENCDPKIAQKIAHQSEGNFNKALHILKQDNDDYPFEQWFIEWVRSAFKAKGNASAIQDLIVWSETIASLGREVQKQYLHYCVNFFRQALLSNYQAKSLVYYETNVAKFELEKFAPFVNGSNIGEIFKELENAIYHIERNGNSKIILTDLSIKLTRLIHKKEQL, encoded by the coding sequence ATGCTTTTTTCTGAAATTTTAGGCCAAGAACATATTAAAAACCATTTAAAAAGAACTGCAGATTCTGGTAGAATTGCCCATGCCCAATTATTTGTTGGTCCTGAAGGAAGTGGAACTTTACCTATGGCTATTGCTTATGCGCAATATATTTTATGTCAAAATGTTTCGGAAAATAATACAGGGATTGAAGCATGTAATTTGAAATTCAATCATTTATCACATCCCGATTTACATTTTGCTTTTCCTGTAGCAAATAGTGAAAGTGTTAAAAGTAAAGCAACAAGTGCCAACTATATTAACGAATGGCGCGAATTTGTTTTAGAAAACTCTTATGGTAATTTATTTGATTGGTACAAAAAAATAGGAGTAGAGCGAAAACAAGGACAAATAGGAGTAGAAGAAGCAACAGATATTAACAAAGCACTTTCTTTAAAAGCTTATGAAGGCGGTTACAAAGTGATGATTATTTGGATGGCCGATAAAATGAATGCTCCAGCATCTAATAAACTTTTAAAATTATTAGAGGAACCGCCAGCAAAGACAATTTTCATTTTAATTACTGAACATTTAGAAGATATTTTACAAACCATTTATTCGCGTTGTCAAGTACTTGATTTTATTGGTTTACCAGAGAATGTAATTGCAGAAGGACTTGTTTCACGTGAAAATTGTGATCCTAAAATTGCTCAAAAAATTGCCCATCAAAGTGAAGGAAATTTTAATAAAGCTTTACATATTTTAAAACAAGATAACGACGATTATCCGTTTGAACAATGGTTTATAGAATGGGTGAGAAGTGCTTTTAAAGCAAAAGGTAATGCATCGGCTATTCAGGATTTAATTGTTTGGAGCGAAACTATTGCAAGTTTAGGGCGAGAAGTGCAAAAACAATATCTTCATTATTGTGTCAACTTTTTTAGACAAGCATTATTATCAAATTATCAAGCTAAATCTTTAGTATATTATGAGACTAATGTAGCCAAATTTGAATTAGAAAAATTTGCACCTTTTGTAAACGGAAGTAATATTGGAGAGATTTTTAAAGAATTAGAAAACGCTATTTATCACATCGAAAGAAATGGAAATAGCAAGATTATACTTACAGATTTATCTATAAAATTAACACGACTAATACATAAAAAAGAACAACTATGA
- a CDS encoding phosphoglycerate kinase codes for MKTLNDFNFNNKKALIRVDFNVPLDENFNVTDATRIEAAKPTIDKILNDGGSVILMSHLGRPKGVEAKYSLQHIVAKTEEVLGKKVQFVDDCIGEKVEEVAKNLKPGEVLLLENLRFYAEEENGDVAFAEKLSKLGDVYVNDAFGTAHRAHASTTIVAQFFPNDKCFGYLLAKEIESINKVLSDSEKPVTAILGGSKVSSKITIIENILDKVNHMIIGGGMTFTFIKALGGKIGNSICEDDKLELAIEILKKAKEKGVQIHLPVDVIAADAFANNANTQIVDVNQIPDGWQGLDAGPKSLEIFRRLILDSKTILWNGPVGVFEMESFAKGTISMGEFIAESTANGAFSLVGGGDSVAAVKQFGFEEKMSYVSTGGGAMLEMLEGRTLPGIAAILD; via the coding sequence ATGAAAACACTTAACGACTTTAATTTTAATAACAAAAAAGCGCTTATTAGAGTAGATTTTAATGTCCCACTAGACGAAAATTTTAATGTTACAGATGCCACGCGTATCGAAGCAGCTAAACCCACAATCGATAAAATTTTAAACGATGGTGGAAGTGTTATTTTAATGAGTCATCTTGGGAGACCAAAAGGTGTTGAAGCAAAATATTCTTTGCAACACATTGTAGCTAAAACAGAAGAAGTTTTAGGTAAAAAAGTACAATTTGTTGACGATTGTATTGGTGAAAAAGTAGAAGAAGTAGCTAAAAACCTTAAGCCAGGTGAAGTGTTACTTTTAGAAAATTTACGATTTTATGCTGAAGAAGAAAATGGTGATGTTGCTTTTGCAGAAAAATTATCAAAATTAGGCGATGTTTATGTAAACGATGCATTTGGAACAGCTCATAGAGCACATGCTTCCACTACTATTGTTGCACAATTTTTTCCAAACGATAAGTGTTTCGGGTATTTATTAGCAAAAGAAATTGAAAGTATTAATAAAGTTTTAAGTGATTCTGAAAAACCAGTAACTGCAATTTTAGGTGGTAGTAAAGTTTCGTCTAAAATTACTATTATTGAAAATATTTTAGATAAAGTAAACCACATGATTATTGGAGGTGGAATGACATTTACCTTTATCAAGGCTTTAGGAGGAAAAATTGGCAATTCAATTTGTGAGGACGATAAATTAGAATTAGCAATTGAAATTCTTAAAAAAGCGAAAGAAAAAGGAGTACAAATTCACTTACCAGTAGACGTCATTGCTGCCGATGCTTTTGCAAACAATGCAAACACTCAAATTGTAGATGTTAATCAAATTCCTGATGGTTGGCAAGGTTTAGATGCTGGTCCAAAATCATTAGAAATTTTTAGAAGGCTAATTTTAGATTCTAAAACTATTTTATGGAATGGGCCTGTAGGTGTTTTTGAAATGGAATCTTTTGCAAAAGGAACTATTTCAATGGGCGAATTTATTGCTGAGTCAACTGCAAACGGAGCATTTTCATTAGTTGGTGGTGGCGACAGTGTTGCCGCAGTGAAACAATTTGGTTTTGAAGAAAAGATGAGCTACGTTTCTACTGGTGGTGGCGCCATGTTAGAAATGCTTGAAGGAAGAACGTTGCCAGGTATTGCAGCAATTTTAGATTAA
- a CDS encoding lytic transglycosylase domain-containing protein encodes MKNKIIAALLGISSVVFAQEAEQVDPNLALPKLTYLDSLKSTFINHNTSSCIDERWMAELSNEDIFQEMLTDVTETNIDSLGNINYDLSTDLLKKRLVKLDAQSPFNIEYTPALENVIKAFLKNRKGSLERLMAISEYYFPMFEEHLAKYNVPLEIKYLAIVESALNPKARSRVGATGLWQFMYPTGKQYNLEVNSYVDERYDPLKATEAACQYLSNLYGIFGDWSLVLASYNAGPGNVSKAIRRSGGSQNYWNIRRNLPRETANYVPAFLATMYIFEYKKEHGLQPKKATASYFETDTIAVKRELTFKQISELLDISEEQIEFLNPIYKLNVIPFVEGKQHYIRLPKNKLGLFLSNEEKVYAYADYQNSLKEKISVANTAVANNSSFSSNSGVQYHKIKRGESIGLIADKYNVSVTELKRWNKLRSNTIQAGKTLKIYSDVKTASVTTQKASAGGYYTVQPGDSLFSIARKYPGISADDLKKWNDISGDNIQPGMKLKTNG; translated from the coding sequence ATGAAAAACAAAATAATAGCAGCTTTATTAGGTATTTCTAGCGTAGTTTTTGCTCAAGAAGCAGAACAAGTAGATCCTAATTTAGCATTACCAAAACTTACATATCTTGATTCTTTAAAATCTACTTTTATAAATCATAATACAAGTAGTTGTATCGATGAAAGATGGATGGCAGAATTGAGTAATGAAGATATTTTTCAGGAAATGTTAACTGATGTTACTGAAACAAACATTGATTCTCTTGGAAATATTAATTATGATTTGTCGACCGACTTGTTAAAAAAGCGTTTGGTAAAATTAGATGCTCAATCTCCATTTAATATTGAGTATACACCTGCTTTAGAAAATGTTATTAAAGCTTTTTTAAAGAATAGAAAAGGTTCATTAGAACGATTAATGGCAATTTCTGAATATTATTTTCCTATGTTTGAAGAGCATTTAGCGAAATACAATGTTCCTTTAGAAATTAAATATTTAGCTATTGTAGAATCGGCATTAAATCCTAAAGCAAGATCTCGTGTAGGTGCAACAGGTTTGTGGCAGTTTATGTATCCAACGGGAAAACAATATAATCTTGAAGTAAATTCTTATGTAGATGAACGTTATGATCCGTTAAAAGCAACCGAAGCGGCTTGTCAATATTTATCGAATTTATATGGAATTTTTGGCGATTGGAGTTTAGTACTAGCTTCTTATAATGCAGGTCCTGGAAATGTCTCTAAAGCAATTCGTCGATCTGGCGGAAGTCAAAATTATTGGAACATTCGTAGAAATCTTCCACGTGAAACAGCAAATTATGTTCCAGCTTTCTTAGCAACTATGTATATTTTCGAGTATAAAAAAGAACATGGTTTACAACCAAAAAAAGCAACTGCTTCTTATTTCGAAACCGATACTATTGCCGTAAAGAGAGAATTGACTTTTAAACAAATATCGGAACTATTAGATATTTCAGAAGAACAAATAGAATTTTTAAATCCTATTTATAAGTTAAATGTAATTCCGTTTGTAGAAGGAAAGCAACATTATATTCGTTTACCAAAAAATAAACTTGGGTTATTTTTATCAAATGAAGAAAAAGTTTATGCTTATGCAGACTATCAAAATTCTTTAAAAGAAAAAATAAGTGTTGCGAATACTGCTGTAGCAAATAATAGTTCTTTTAGTAGTAATTCGGGAGTGCAATACCATAAAATTAAACGTGGAGAAAGCATCGGATTAATTGCAGACAAGTACAATGTTTCGGTTACGGAATTGAAAAGATGGAATAAATTACGTTCTAATACGATACAAGCAGGAAAAACTTTAAAAATTTATTCTGATGTAAAAACAGCATCGGTAACTACACAAAAAGCTAGTGCTGGTGGGTATTACACTGTACAACCTGGAGATTCTTTGTTCTCTATTGCAAGAAAATATCCTGGAATTTCTGCTGATGATTTAAAAAAATGGAACGATATTAGCGGTGATAATATTCAACCTGGTATGAAATTAAAAACCAATGGATAA
- a CDS encoding DUF4837 family protein, which yields MDKSFVIMKKFLVVLLSIVSLISCQDSDKEKKAILSESNGKINNISIFIDENLWNGEIGDSIRKKFAAPVDGLPQEEPLFNLNQYPTKIFDGIAQKSRNIIYVQKGQKNGFNEQVNQYAKPQKVFYVLGKTNDEIIKVLEEKSAAIIKSIKASEIIENQVRLKKALVSDQKVREKFGIGLTIGYGYKYDMVKDNFLWIRKEFSTGYNSILVYQVPIDVIENDKEVIENVISMRDSIGKLNIHGVLPNTWMITEDAYSPYIFDTTIQGKKTYETKGTWELKNDYMAGPFINYAIKDEKNNRYLILEGFTYNPSKSKRDLVFELESIIKSIKFLK from the coding sequence ATGGATAAATCATTCGTAATTATGAAAAAATTTTTAGTAGTTCTTCTTAGTATTGTGAGTTTAATTTCTTGTCAAGATTCAGACAAGGAAAAGAAAGCCATTTTAAGTGAATCGAATGGTAAAATAAACAATATCTCTATTTTTATAGATGAAAACCTTTGGAACGGAGAAATTGGCGATTCAATTCGAAAAAAATTCGCTGCTCCAGTTGATGGTTTACCACAAGAAGAACCGCTTTTTAACTTAAATCAATATCCTACAAAAATTTTTGACGGCATTGCTCAAAAAAGTCGAAACATTATTTATGTTCAAAAAGGACAAAAAAATGGCTTCAATGAGCAAGTTAATCAATATGCTAAACCACAAAAAGTATTTTATGTTCTAGGAAAAACTAATGATGAAATTATTAAAGTCTTAGAAGAAAAATCTGCAGCTATCATAAAATCTATTAAAGCTTCCGAAATTATTGAGAACCAAGTTCGTTTAAAGAAAGCACTTGTAAGCGATCAAAAGGTAAGAGAAAAATTTGGAATAGGTTTAACAATTGGTTACGGTTATAAATACGACATGGTAAAAGATAATTTTCTATGGATTAGAAAAGAGTTTTCTACTGGTTATAACAGTATTTTAGTGTATCAAGTTCCAATTGATGTTATTGAAAATGATAAAGAAGTTATTGAAAATGTTATTTCGATGCGAGATTCAATTGGAAAACTAAATATTCACGGAGTTTTACCAAATACTTGGATGATTACAGAAGATGCTTATTCGCCTTATATTTTCGATACCACTATTCAAGGTAAAAAAACCTATGAAACCAAAGGAACTTGGGAATTGAAAAATGATTACATGGCGGGACCTTTTATTAATTACGCTATTAAAGACGAAAAAAATAATCGTTATTTAATTTTAGAAGGGTTTACATATAATCCTTCAAAATCTAAGAGAGATTTGGTTTTTGAACTAGAATCAATTATAAAGTCGATTAAATTTTTAAAATAA
- a CDS encoding GNAT family N-acetyltransferase: MELKFEIKRFNELSTVELYNLLQLRSEVFVVEQNCVYQDIDAKDEKALHVLGYYQGDLAAYARLFNKGYYFDETSIGRVVVSPKYRDKKFGHDLMKTAIEAISEFYNEKEITISAQEYLQKFYESHGFVKTSEMYLEDEIPHIRMRRS, encoded by the coding sequence ATGGAATTAAAATTCGAAATAAAGCGATTTAACGAACTTTCTACAGTTGAATTGTATAATTTACTACAATTGCGATCTGAAGTGTTTGTGGTGGAGCAAAACTGCGTTTATCAAGATATTGATGCTAAAGACGAAAAGGCTTTACACGTTTTAGGATATTATCAAGGCGATTTAGCGGCTTATGCGCGTTTGTTTAACAAAGGTTATTATTTTGATGAAACTTCAATTGGGAGAGTTGTAGTGAGTCCGAAATATCGAGATAAAAAATTTGGACATGATTTAATGAAAACCGCCATTGAAGCTATTTCTGAATTTTACAATGAAAAGGAAATTACTATTTCAGCTCAAGAATATTTACAGAAGTTTTACGAATCTCACGGTTTTGTAAAAACGAGCGAAATGTATTTAGAAGATGAAATTCCACATATTAGAATGCGAAGAAGTTAG
- a CDS encoding OmpA family protein, translating to MKLKFSLLFLLISLFTIAQDEEIHSIYFEFDKYDLKQEQADAVINFVKKLDTTKVETIEIFGYCDDRGKDAYNYKLSTNRATTVKNKLVEKGIKNKIIITIEGKGRILIDEDVLDNVPEVRSKNRRVDVVVNYKAVVVSHLGIPQLYEQLPKKPIVGDRIYLDDVLFERGSSNLTFKAKKQLEFIAKQLNKFPNLEFEIQGHVCCTPYHTEAFDRETKKRELSKNRAERVYKYFYYRKVAKERMKTKACGNTQPLGKGSQFDRRVELVITKI from the coding sequence ATGAAGTTAAAATTTTCGCTTTTATTTCTCTTAATTTCTTTGTTTACAATAGCTCAAGACGAAGAAATACATTCCATATATTTTGAGTTTGACAAATATGATTTAAAACAAGAACAAGCTGATGCTGTAATTAATTTCGTTAAAAAATTAGATACAACAAAAGTTGAAACCATTGAAATTTTTGGCTATTGCGACGATAGAGGAAAAGATGCTTACAACTATAAATTATCTACAAATAGAGCTACAACTGTAAAAAACAAGCTGGTTGAAAAAGGTATAAAAAATAAAATTATAATTACCATTGAAGGAAAAGGACGAATTTTAATTGACGAAGATGTCTTAGACAACGTTCCTGAAGTTCGCTCAAAAAACCGTCGTGTTGATGTAGTTGTAAATTACAAAGCTGTAGTTGTATCGCATTTAGGTATTCCTCAATTATATGAACAACTTCCTAAAAAACCTATTGTTGGCGACCGAATTTATTTGGATGATGTACTATTTGAAAGAGGTAGTAGTAATCTAACCTTTAAAGCAAAAAAACAATTAGAATTTATTGCAAAACAATTAAATAAGTTTCCTAATCTAGAATTCGAAATTCAAGGGCATGTTTGTTGTACTCCTTACCATACGGAAGCTTTTGATAGAGAAACCAAAAAAAGAGAATTATCTAAAAACAGAGCAGAACGCGTGTATAAATACTTTTATTATCGTAAAGTAGCAAAAGAAAGAATGAAAACAAAAGCCTGTGGAAACACTCAACCATTAGGAAAAGGTTCTCAATTTGACAGAAGAGTAGAGCTCGTTATTACAAAGATTTAA